In Sesamum indicum cultivar Zhongzhi No. 13 linkage group LG1, S_indicum_v1.0, whole genome shotgun sequence, the sequence TGGTCTACAAGCGGGTCTCATCGCGGACCGGCAGCCTGGTAGAttgcttcttttctttttcacaacCTCTGTCGTCGCTGTGCAGCTAAGGTTAGGGCATTCTATTAACCCGGCTCCGCCACCGCTGCTTGAACCGGATTCCGTCCTCATGGAACCAGCATGTTCAAGCACCGAGTCAGGCGTCATCTGTCCATCGTCTAGACCCGGTTCAGGCAGAGCCAGAAATTCACATTTGCGAAGATACATAGAGAGCTTGCACCCACTTCTGAGTATATGTTGAAGCTGTCCGAAAGGATAAAGACCACCAAGATGAGAAACatggaaaatatttaatgggTCGAAATCAAAACttgcaaaaatattacaaattcgCCAAGGTAATAAAACCCCTAATATGTGTGTGAGTGGGTGGACCAACAAACTACCCAGATGAGAgaaatggaaaatattttccgaatttggttttgtaaattcaaatccaaacacgtcgtaattttgtaaagcgtattgaaaattcaagaaattttagggttttttttacTGCGTGTATGTGTAAAAAAACTGCATGCACCTTGCAGGAGAGAGAGCAGAAAAGAGAGGATTCTTGCAGGTTCCTGTCACAAGTGATGCAGAGGTTGCCGGAAGCTCTCGGTGGCCTTGTCTGAGGCCTCTGATTCAAGAATACTACTTTTGCACTGTTAGTGGTATAAGACTGCAGAAAAGAGAATGAAAGTTTTTAGAAACCCCAATTGAAAAGGAATTACACTTGTTGAAAAAGGTATAAACGGGAAAGGCATATATTCAACAAGGAGATCATTATTCCCATTCAGATTATGTAATTGCAGTAGATTCTTGTAGCTCCTCTCAAACTTACTTGCACTTGAGCACAGTCCATCAGTTTATCAGCATCGACAAGCCTTATAACATCGTGATACACATACCTCCTTATCTgagaacaaaaggaaaaaaagaaatcaaaccaTCTATGACCCAAAAAGAAGTGAAACatgcaacaaaatttcaagaaaattaaatactacAGTTTTAAACTCAAAGCTGCTGAGTACATAAAGACAAAGAACTGAAAAGACAATTTTCTTGAAGACAGGCTGAATTTAAGTACCAGCATGAGGACTTCAACGGATGCAAGGGGGCGGGGGGGAATACTCTTAGTTTTGTTTTGGAGAAAACcaaattttgaagaatttgagACCTGTAGAAGGCGGTGAGAGCGGTGACTGATGAAGCAGTGAGGGCAAATTCCCTCACAGCAGTCCAAGCAAAAGAcgttcttttcatttttccttgcGTCCTCGTGAATTATGCAGGCATTGAAGAACTTCTCCGTCAAGAGGGCCGACAACCACCCCGGAACCTCTGAAGCATCCAACtgaaattagcaaaaaaaaaaaaaaaggaagaaaaaaaaagaggaattAACTCATTTCACCCAGCCCTCAAATTCTTGGCAgatgatttgaaataaatgaaagaaaggGAATACtcagagagaaagaagagagtaAGAAAGAGACCCCACCATGACTTATATTTTGTTGGGTTTGAAATTGAAAGTTTTGGGTAGAATCTGTATGTTATAAAGATAGTGGTGGAGAAGGGTTCATCAGGATATCAGGGAGAAAGATCTCTGTATTCTgtagtgtgtgtatatatatatatgaccatacatgtaatactaatatatatctacatcaatatattcaatttctatgtttgtgtttgtatgtatatatatatatatatagagagagagagagagagagggtgaTGGTGTATGTAGGGTGTAAGAAAAGAGGAGAACGGCGCCTGCAAAACTGATACTGGTGTTACTGTTATCAATGAAGGAACAGGAGTGGAGGGGTTGGCCTCATTTAAAGTTTTTGGGCTAATGGTGGGAATGGGAATGGGAATGGGAATggcgtgtgtgtgtattttgtTGTAGTAGTGCTCTTTTCTGCTCTGTAATTTTTAGTATTCTTTCGTACTCTCTACTCCCCTCCCTCATTTTGTAATTGTACCACTCCCTATTTTGCTTTTTGTCTTATCTATATACAAATACACCACCATTTCTAATTACCTTTTACACATCAAATTCATTCTCATAtcttacaaattattatataattatcaaactctaccctttttattattttggagtgggaaaaatacaacattttgaatatttagattttcatttgaaattaaaaatagaaaataataaatcatgtgAATTATGCTATATCagtataatatatgtttttctactgactatataattaaacttttttaatagATTTGCATTTAATAGCTTACAAATTTCCAAAACATTAAATACTGAAAAATCTTGCAAGATAAGCCACAACCTGTTACCCTCTTTCTTCTGTAATTTGaggatttaaaattaatagaagtGGAAAAGGTTTGTTTGGGTGaatatctttttcttaaaacctaaaaataattatagaagcCATCCCGAAACCCTAGATAGACTTGTACGTGTATGGTTGGGTGGCTGCCtaatcatctctctctctctctctctctctgtgtgaACAGATgggtagtagtagtagtagtagctAAATGACAagacgagagagagagagagagagagatggtgaCTTTTTTCTCACTTCTCGgtgaaaaatggaaaagaccCATTAGTAAAACAAATGGGGGAagatgtatgtatgtatgtatatgttgtTTAAACTCACCCATCATTCACTCACCGTATCTCAAGTGACAAATGTTTGGCTTAGCTACCACCAATACCATCTTTATTGGGATACCGCCAAAATACAAACCCCCAATCTTTTATTTCTCACTCTGTTTTCGgataattctaattttcagccctttcaaaattaaaattatattttatatatatatcatcagtCTATCCGAATTCAATATTATTCTTCTTGTTTGAGTCGTTAAGATTGGTTATATATACTTCCATGCTTAAAAGGttgataaatctttttaatcataacttataaatcaactactaaaatatttattataacagTGGTTATGTGATTGGTCGTCCTTTGTGAATTACAcaccaattttaaattattttttttaaattatataataaatatagtattatttcgtatattttcaaatatgataTGGACTAAATTTACCATACTCATATTGGGTATGATGTAGTTCAAAAATTGTGTCGACCCATAGAAAATTGTGCTTATTactacaataatattatgacCGACAAGCAAAACATGAAAGGGAAAGGAAATAGAAATTGGAGGTGTTCCAAGTGGTGTAATTTGTGGCATGTGAAATCGACCATATTATTtctccaaataaataaatcgacCATATTGGAAGTATGCTTTGTCACTATCATCATGTAGTGTATACTAGTCTAGGTGGGTGTAATACATCCCAACCACAACTACGACATTAAACCCAGTTTCACACAATCCTAATAtttgacaagaaaaagaaattaatctCGTATCTCCATAATGATTGCGTGTTACATGCATGCATTTCAAGAATCTATCCAAatgttttttagtttaaatcaaattaatgtaCTTTCACCAACACTATCCACTCtttacaaattacaaatatactCCTTATGGGgttgttgatgtaatttaacTCAAAAGATgtttataaagtatttttatgttgatttaaattatggCACAGACTACACCGACAAactcattatttgaataatagtTATAGCTCGAATTCAGGAACTCGTGTatggaaaaatcaaaattgtttGATCATGATCGAggattatttgaataataattaagcttatatacatttttatatattattatttttcaaaaatttatgaattaggcaattattattcaaaatcactaaaaatagtaTATGATGAAGTTTTGCCATAAAACATAGTTTAAGGAGGTAGGTAAGAATGTGTTATTTGTTCTAACtcaaaactttattttttaacgtTTTATACTCTAGACAGTGAATGCGTTTGTATGCATATTTTAGGAatacaaaatgtatttaatttttaattgtgtcTGGTTGACAAAATTGAATggaaggatttcaaatccatcTGAGCCACAAGATTTGAAGATGAATGGGTTGGGAAATTTGAATATGGAGTTGGGGTGGGAAGGGATGGATGTATGTATGTTAGAGTAAAACAAGAAAGTAGAGGGTGTTTTCCCTTTTCAGCTTTCTGTAATCCTTCTTGCAGTGCCCTCAGTCTCACCTTGAAACTATACCATTGCTATTTCTGGCTTTCCCTTTTTTGTAAGCCCACTTTTGTCTTTTCACTCCACACATTCGAATATAATAACTAGAATTCTTTCCTTTCCTATAGCAATGAAAATGGGATTTTAGTGAACAATGAGACAGCAcaacaacaaaatacaaaattgaataattgtaataatcaaCACTCCCTACCCCCTTCACATACAATTCCAACCCCCCAAAACAGCGCGTTACCCGAGAATTTCAACTCTTGTTAAGGCCTTGTTTGGTTtcgtttttaaatatttcacttACTTAAATATCATTACTccctattttttcaataaacgatgttatttatttttgtcttttttagtCAAATTCCGGGAGCACCAAACGAGCTTTCAggagtttatatataaaaaaagattataaaatcaagaataagaTGGCATAAGCTTATATACTcgcttttttttaaaaaaaaaaaaaagtaaagaattttTAGCTTATtcctaaaatataaacaaactaCATTATTAACGTCTTCTTACATACTCGTCATCTTGTTTTACCAAATGTACAACCTTATagaatgttttaaataaatttaatcaaacactGTTGTTTGCAGCCTGGGGGTTGGGTGCAGTGCTGGCTTTCAGTACTTGCTGCTGCTGTGTGTTGCCATTTTCCCAAACTCCTCTTTGTCTGCATTTCAACCACCCAAAATTGTGCTATATACCTATATTGCAAACAAATACAATACCCTCCCACCATTTCCTTAAATGTCATTCAACAAACccattatgtttttttattttctgtgtcTTTTCTCTTACATTTCTGtaaaaaaccctaaaatttCCAGACACAAACAcctcattcattaattaatgcCATATATCTCCACTTCATCTCTTTGGATTTGCCTCAAACACACTCTCCACGGAACAACAACAATTATTACATCCATATCATCCACAATGttagaaaaccaaaaaagaaaaaagaaaagaaacttatCTTTCAATTCTCGtcagatttttaattatttttatattaaagaGACACTTTAGTATGGGATTTATATGATCGTACATTGTTGTGTTATTGAAGTATGATAAATGACCTTagaccccccacccccacccaaattgaaatatatatatatatatataataaaaaactttttttaagtttgattttatggtGTGAGAAAACCAAATAATGTGCCCGAGTCCCgattctctctttttttttcctttttttttttcgtttagaGGAAAATGGTTTTTTGCTTTCACTTTTCATATTGTGGCCATTTTTGGGCTTTTCGTGTTTTAAAATTGTCCAGTAAGATGTTGGGCTAGGATTGAAGTTGTAGCTGGGCTTCACTTTTCTCCTCAATCTGGACAAATGTACGATTAGTTGGGCTCGCCATTCGAAATCTTTAGACCAATCAAAGTATTGACAGCATCATCACCTACTTTTTCTTCAATTgtgaatataaaaaagttacatatatatatatatatattaaggataaattaaaacGGGCTctcaaaatttgttataattataaatatctctttattatttaaaaaattataaatattatttttggattaacatcgtttaataaatacttcCTACAATGAATTATCACGTCGTGAAGGAGAATTTATAAGACATTCGTTAATTTGAGGGagatacttataattataataattttttaaagtaaccTATTATAGTTTAccttatatattaatgataatttcttTGCTAGTCTGATTAGGATAGTAatctatatacataaataattatatgtatttatttcataCACAAAAATAAGCAATGTCTTATAATCCTCATAAATTGGGGAGAAGGacaatatttcattaatttgagGAGTATGATGTAGATGTGATTCTTGTCCTAAAGAAATGTCGCCTTCGatgacaaaaaatgataattgtCCGTCCCttagttttagtttttaataattagggCAAACAAAATGGTGGGCTACGCCCTACCAATACTATGACTTGAGCAAAGGTGACAACGTAGTCCGTACAGACAACTAATGATATGCgacgaggaggaggaggggcAGTGGTCCGCGTGACAATAAGAAGAAACCCTTACCCACccccattattattttttggctaCGACAAAGATAACGAATCTCTATTTTCTTGAGTAAAGTATGGATTGGTGGGTGGAGAATCCTATTCATTGTCACCCACttcttaattatgtaataatctctactcaattaaatattctaaTCCATGACATAGTTAAAGGATCATTTCCACTAAACCAGTATTATAAATTGCCCCTTGCAATTTACGACACGTCTAATGtgttaataaatattcaattttacaGTTATTACAtcaagtattataaatttattatatatcgCCAGTTTACATACTTATATAAAACGACAAACTTTATATTTGCAGTGGCCTCtaaaatcttgattttttgataaaaagttattaagTATTGTGTGGAGCAAAAACATGAAATTAAACCACAAAAACAATGATAGAACAATCAAATATATctcctattttttaataacataacaaaaaggtaaacttatatttttatttgggttccACACATTTAGTCATGCATCTTTAGTAGTTCTAAATAATCTcatgtaatttatgtttttctcaCACATctaaccttttattttaatctatttaattttgaaactcGTACATTTGGTATTGATACGTCGAATTTGATCcccataaattttttttagccAAACATGTATTGTTGGAAAAATGACATGCCACATGTCTTGACATATCATTGCCATGTGCCACGTAAGTTGACACGTTATTGCTATGtctttttttacaatatattttgacaGAACAATTTATGGatgaccaatttttttgtcatcataGGACGAAATATGCAGAGTTCAGGACTAAATGGGCCAAAAACAAGATTAAGTGCATGATTGAAATGTAGTTTGAGATTGAGAGAGAACGGAATAAGGATGGAAAAGGAATCATACTTGAATAGCACTCTTATGATTGGTATACACAAGGAATATATAGCAATGAAATGATCATACCTTAGTTGATTCTATTCACATGATTGGTAATCATAAAGGAACAATTagtaatgaaatgaaattatgtttatgacaaatttaccttttaatatatttttatttagggaACATTATATGCATTTATAAAACATCTAATACGTGAAGACGATGAgaacaaagataaaaaagGTATAggttttgttttggtttatgaggataattttgtcaagaaaaaaatacaggaataaatatatcacaacTCACAATTACATGAATAACAATGTAATTTGGGCTGACAAGAACTAGAAATGACAATGATTAGAGCAAGTGGAGTACTGTACAGCCACAGGCTTTCCCAGTTCCCAGCTACTCTTGATGGCCCAACAAACATCTTCTAAAGCATCTTTAAGATTATTCCTACTTaggaaatgaaagaaaagagagaaaaaaacaaatgacaGACAactaattacacaataaaaCTACCCCCCAAACATGGCaccaataaatattaaatagagAAGGAGTGAGGCCTTTATTGTTTTGTGGCTTTTGTCTTCTTCTCTTTGGtcaatatacttttaaaatctCCCCATTTTTGACTTGAAACTCTAACAAACTCCAACCTTCCACCAAAACCattctctctttctcctttttctttcaattctcTTCCACAATCCATAACAAGTCAAATTTTAGGTAGTAgttcaaatttctttaattttctcgAGAttggtttttaattattttttccgaCAATTTGTTTAGAATTCGTTGAATTTGATTACTATCGACATAGTAATAATCAAATCAGTTATTAGTAAATCaagtattataaattgatgAGGATGCGAGATGCTCAGTTAGCTCTACCACAACATAGGGATTGACCTCCCTTTGTTGAGCCAACCAGAGAAACATAATTAGCTTatcgtctttttttttcttccattaatttataatgcacttatataaattgataatttttttttatttttaataagatttAAACTTGAAATTACAACTCACATATATTACgtcttttaataaatatatttaaatttgtagaATCGATGTTTATGAATTTCATCCCTTTCATTATGGAGTACTACAAGTCTACAACTTTGTTGTTCCACACCACAGCCGAAAACAGGAAGACTTTGAAAGTCGGACTTTTTCCTATTTGTCTATTGGTCGGCCACCCACTCGCTCCGCATTTTCGCTGTTACTCTATCATTCCTCTTGTTACCGTTGGCCCCCTAGGACTctacaacaacaaaatattttgatgctaatgatatagttttttttatttttttttctttccagaaagggaaaaagggcataaattttattaattattgcaagattaaatgacatttttaatttatatttatttcaaataaatcaggATCTTAATTTTTGACAAATACGCACAATATAATATAGAGGTAAATTGGTTATAGACAActtattatgaaaattcagaccattatttcatatataatacgACACTATGGACATTACACTATGTAAGTAATTGTTATTTATGAGTAAAAatgaacttttctttttttacccTGACTGTTGTGGCACGTTGTTCCtacgtgtatataataaataatctttcacgctttaaaatatattatataagagttaaatatataaattaatatattacattaaaaaaagaaagaaaaaaaaagaatttattagttaatataaaatttgaaatgttgaataagttagttatattattagttgaagggtatttttttgctttaacaaaaattgTTGCTGCGATGTCATTAACCGTTATTTGTAAGTATGGAGATCGGAGGgcctttctttttatataatatagatatagataatatagatatagataaaaaaagggaacaaaatatttgatactaataaaaacataaaacctCCTTTTGTTAAagtattcatattttatttactctttAACAAAGGTTTGGTATTTTCCGTTCTTGGTTGGTATGTGAATAAGTAACATACAATTTTGTACCATCAAGTTGGTGAGTTCAGTTCAAGTTGGGGTAGGGTTATGCTACCAAATTACCAATTTATTCAACCCTAACCTAACTTTTTACTATccatttattctatttattaaggCACATGGTCTTAAATTTAggggtaaaaaaataaattaaattatttaatactcaattaaaacttattaagtttaaaaaatcaaatttgaacaaataatttttgttcgaTAAGCTTTCGGCCCCCCGACTCAATTAGtacaaaaatgataaaaatatactaaatatatcAAACTACTCATgtttgatctaattaaaactcatttgAGTTCAATTAGAGtaataaacaaatcaaattcaaattcaatttataatatcgataataattcaaataaatttgaacaatgATAGTTTCGTGTGGACTCAAAGATGAGTGAATAAAATTACTCTTGAATTTTTAACCTTTTAAATGGGGGGAGAAAAGGTAAgagaaaaaacattaaattagAGTTAGAGGGGCGTTGCtctaaagaaaatagaaaaagcgAAGAGcagaagaaaatgataaaagcAAACTCCCACTACTCATATAATCATATTACATTCCACATTTCAGTTTTCACACACAGAGCAGAACACAACAGAACAGCGACAGAGACACTCACTCACGCACACATTCCTTCCTTCCAAGTCATTCCAAAGCACCTCCATATCCATACACCCTCCAACCGCGACACCAGGCTCTGAATTTGCATTATCCCAGTCCCAGATATAGGGCGCAATTGTATATGTATAGGATTCGGGAGATGGTGGAGATGGAAGGCGGCGCGTCGTCCAAGCAGCCGCAGCAAATCTCCGATATGTTCCAGAAATTCGCCCTCGCTTTCAGGACCAAAACCTACGAGCTCTTCGCCGAAGATTCAGCCGCCGC encodes:
- the LOC105171062 gene encoding uncharacterized protein LOC105171062, translating into MLDASEVPGWLSALLTEKFFNACIIHEDARKNEKNVFCLDCCEGICPHCFISHRSHRLLQIRRYVYHDVIRLVDADKLMDCAQVQSYTTNSAKVVFLNQRPQTRPPRASGNLCITCDRNLQESSLFCSLSCKLQHILRSGCKLSMYLRKCEFLALPEPGLDDGQMTPDSVLEHAGSMRTESGSSSGGGAGLIECPNLSCTATTEVVKKKRSNLPGCRSAMRPACRPANEISESMMNRRKGTPHRSPLH